From a region of the Hugenholtzia roseola DSM 9546 genome:
- the mutS gene encoding DNA mismatch repair protein MutS translates to MASIFIDEKAKDKQKSVGISFLDLSTGEFLATEGSLDYAEKLLQGFLPAELIYAKPQKKLIETLLSVECSTFSIEDWIYSQEYAYEKLIQHFKTQSLKGFGFEEQSLGIWAAGAILFYLETTEHHQTTHITHLARIEQEKYVWLDKFTIRNLEILRPQHENGTALWDILDVTQTPMGARMLRKWLTLPLKNKTEIEERQEKVAYFVSEEEKRATLRHTLKEVGDLERLVSKIATGRINPREMVKLRNTLALLPTLKTLLSQTPLLANWGEALQPCTRLLNLLLEQIEDEPPLLLHAGNVIKAGVFQDLDEYRNVSKNGKNILEKIRQEEAQRTGITSLKISYNKVFGYYIEVRNTYKNRVPKEWIRKQTLTAAERYITPQLKELEEKILAAEERISTLEAQYYEALVAQAMLEVLPIQKNAQILAQIDVLTSFAIIAEKYHYTRPQISDSDILDIKGGRHPVIERSLEWQAAKSGAHVEYVPNDLYLDSEKQQIIIVTGPNMAGKSALLRQTALIVLMAQMGSFVPAQAAEIGIVDKIFTRVGASDNLSQGESTFMVEMSETASILNNLSERSLVLMDEIGRGTSTYDGISIAWAIVEYLHNQPTFRAKTLFATHYHELNELANLYPRIQNFNVSVREIGGKIVFLRKLQAGGSSHSFGINVAQLAGMPRSVVLRASEMMAHFEKMKSQQEQNSPQIAQIAAQMPQWEQGDKNTLPPQYEILKQRLSELDINRISPVEALLKLHELQNLIR, encoded by the coding sequence AAAACTCTTGCAGGGCTTCCTGCCTGCGGAATTGATTTACGCCAAACCGCAAAAAAAGCTCATCGAAACGCTATTATCGGTAGAATGTAGCACTTTTTCAATAGAAGACTGGATTTATTCCCAAGAATACGCTTATGAAAAATTGATTCAACACTTCAAGACGCAAAGTCTGAAAGGTTTTGGCTTCGAAGAGCAAAGTTTGGGAATATGGGCAGCAGGGGCGATACTTTTTTATTTGGAAACCACCGAACACCATCAGACGACGCACATTACGCATTTGGCGCGAATAGAGCAAGAAAAATACGTCTGGCTCGATAAATTTACAATCCGCAATTTAGAAATTTTGCGTCCGCAGCATGAAAATGGCACTGCCCTTTGGGATATTTTAGACGTTACGCAAACGCCTATGGGTGCGCGTATGCTTAGAAAATGGCTTACTTTGCCTTTGAAAAATAAAACCGAAATTGAAGAAAGACAAGAAAAAGTAGCCTATTTTGTATCAGAAGAGGAAAAACGTGCCACCTTGCGCCATACGCTCAAAGAGGTAGGCGATTTGGAACGTTTGGTTTCCAAAATTGCGACAGGTAGAATCAATCCGCGCGAAATGGTCAAGCTACGAAATACCTTAGCTTTGCTGCCTACCCTCAAAACTTTGCTTTCGCAAACGCCACTTTTGGCAAATTGGGGCGAGGCACTTCAACCCTGCACGCGCCTACTCAATTTGCTCCTCGAACAGATAGAAGATGAGCCGCCTTTGCTCCTGCATGCGGGCAATGTTATCAAAGCAGGCGTATTTCAAGATTTAGACGAATACCGCAATGTTTCTAAAAATGGTAAAAATATCTTAGAAAAAATTAGACAAGAAGAAGCACAAAGAACGGGTATTACCTCTCTTAAAATTAGCTACAATAAAGTCTTTGGCTACTACATCGAGGTACGCAATACCTACAAAAACCGCGTGCCAAAGGAATGGATTAGAAAGCAAACCCTTACCGCTGCCGAGCGTTATATCACGCCCCAACTCAAAGAATTGGAGGAAAAAATATTGGCAGCCGAAGAGCGGATAAGCACTTTGGAGGCACAATATTACGAAGCCTTAGTTGCACAAGCGATGCTCGAAGTGTTGCCTATTCAGAAAAATGCACAAATTTTGGCACAAATAGATGTACTAACTTCTTTTGCGATAATAGCCGAAAAGTATCACTACACGCGCCCACAAATTTCTGATTCCGACATTTTAGACATCAAAGGCGGACGACATCCCGTCATCGAGCGCAGCTTGGAATGGCAGGCAGCCAAAAGTGGCGCACACGTAGAATACGTACCCAATGATTTGTATTTAGATTCAGAAAAACAACAAATTATTATCGTTACGGGACCTAACATGGCGGGTAAATCTGCCTTACTTCGCCAAACGGCACTTATCGTTTTGATGGCACAAATGGGGAGTTTTGTCCCTGCCCAAGCCGCCGAAATTGGCATTGTGGATAAGATTTTTACGCGCGTAGGGGCTTCCGACAACCTTTCGCAGGGCGAATCTACCTTTATGGTAGAGATGAGCGAGACGGCAAGTATCCTCAATAATTTGAGCGAGCGCAGTTTGGTCTTGATGGACGAAATTGGCAGAGGCACAAGCACTTATGACGGCATTTCTATTGCTTGGGCGATTGTAGAATATCTCCACAATCAGCCCACTTTTCGCGCCAAAACGCTTTTTGCAACCCACTATCACGAGCTAAACGAGCTTGCAAATCTTTATCCGCGTATCCAAAATTTCAACGTTTCGGTGCGTGAAATAGGCGGTAAAATCGTCTTTTTGCGAAAATTGCAGGCAGGCGGTAGTTCGCATAGTTTTGGTATCAATGTTGCCCAATTAGCAGGCATGCCCCGAAGTGTGGTCTTGCGTGCTTCTGAAATGATGGCACATTTTGAAAAAATGAAAAGTCAGCAGGAGCAAAATAGCCCCCAAATAGCGCAAATTGCAGCCCAGATGCCACAATGGGAGCAAGGCGACAAAAATACACTTCCCCCTCAATATGAAATTTTGAAGCAAAGATTAAGCGAATTAGACATCAATCGCATCTCTCCTGTGGAGGCGTTGCTCAAATTGCATGAACTTCAAAATCTAATCCGATAA